In Micromonospora cremea, the genomic window TTCGTGCAGAGCGGCTTCGACGAGGGCAACCCCCCGTACGCGGCCTGGACCGGGTCGGTGGCCGGCCTGTCGGAGCTGCGCCGCTTCCACGAGGTGCCCGACTGGCAGCCGATCTGGCTCGCCGCCGACGTGCCCGGCCTGGATCCCGAGCCCACCGCAGCGGCTGGCTGACGCGGTAACAGCCCTTGCGAGCGCCGGCCCACCCACCACGGGCCGGCGCTCGCCGCGCGTCCGGCCGGCGGGGTCCGGTCTCCGCCGGTGGCTCAGGCGATGGTGGCGATGTCGCCGTCATCGAAGTAGATGGCCTGGTGCAGCCGGCCGCCGAGCGCGGCAGCGTACCGGGCAACGACGTCCTGACCGGAAATCCGGCCCTGCTCGATCTGGGACACCCGGCCCTTGGTCACGCCCATCCGCTCGGCGATCTGTTGTTGAGTGAAGCCACGGGCGCGTCGCACCTCCGCGAGACGGTGCCCGACGACC contains:
- a CDS encoding helix-turn-helix domain-containing protein; the protein is MSGHVRWTDIRAEYVQRAGGEAAVQAGKEELLAQVVGHRLAEVRRARGFTQQQIAERMGVTKGRVSQIEQGRISGQDVVARYAAALGGRLHQAIYFDDGDIATIA